A region from the Xanthocytophaga agilis genome encodes:
- a CDS encoding GWxTD domain-containing protein — MKLYYFFLGAALLVAGCSRPPASKPVSNPNKPIVTEEISLIPKTKTLVQDTAIRVFVEAQILGNYQSMTPQRFVSDFIFNYAILPDYSSRDILQRKNVRLTVDDLTKLEDNRFLFSFTVPKLQVPTALLLLEINNLTASKKVLHDVPLKFTSTRLSDTYGIFDQYGEYPMIRNFATQTDTLQIADLNHTKRSMVVTHYSHDFEPAPSPMGSAAKNVPKTLEPDTLFTVSTNQSFTLPKPGLYFFQEDTSQNSGVSIWIGDKRYPRYTHPQDLVEPLIYISTKNELKELQTTTIPKKTLDTYWLRLTSNSETRAKRSIRAYYRRVATANRLFSSYKEGWKTDMGMIYIVLGQPDQVTRLKDKEVWTYTQNANFSEINFTFMRRPNAFTEEAYELVRYVEYEPIWYPVVEEWRKGVVE; from the coding sequence ATGAAACTATATTATTTTTTTCTTGGTGCAGCACTATTAGTAGCTGGTTGTTCACGGCCTCCTGCATCCAAGCCTGTCAGTAATCCTAATAAACCCATTGTAACAGAAGAAATTTCACTTATACCAAAAACCAAAACATTGGTTCAGGATACTGCTATCAGGGTGTTTGTCGAAGCACAAATATTGGGTAACTACCAGTCTATGACACCTCAACGGTTTGTCAGTGATTTTATTTTCAATTATGCTATTCTACCAGATTATAGTAGTCGGGACATATTACAACGCAAAAATGTTCGTCTGACAGTTGATGATCTTACCAAGTTAGAAGACAACCGTTTTTTGTTTTCATTTACGGTTCCCAAGTTGCAAGTACCTACAGCACTTCTTCTACTGGAAATCAATAATCTGACAGCATCCAAAAAGGTACTACATGATGTTCCGTTAAAATTTACTTCCACCCGTTTGAGTGATACCTATGGCATATTCGATCAATATGGTGAATATCCGATGATTCGCAACTTTGCTACACAAACAGATACACTTCAGATTGCAGATCTGAACCATACTAAACGTTCAATGGTGGTAACACATTATAGTCATGATTTTGAACCTGCGCCTTCTCCTATGGGAAGTGCGGCCAAGAATGTTCCTAAAACGTTAGAACCTGATACTTTATTTACTGTCTCTACCAATCAATCCTTTACCCTCCCAAAACCTGGCTTATACTTCTTTCAGGAAGACACCAGCCAAAATTCAGGAGTTAGTATCTGGATAGGTGACAAGCGTTATCCAAGATACACCCATCCCCAGGATTTGGTAGAACCACTTATTTATATCAGTACTAAGAACGAACTGAAAGAATTACAAACAACAACTATACCTAAGAAAACACTTGATACTTATTGGTTGCGTCTGACAAGTAATAGTGAAACTCGTGCCAAGCGAAGTATTAGAGCTTACTATCGTCGTGTAGCAACAGCAAATAGATTATTCTCCAGTTACAAAGAAGGCTGGAAAACAGATATGGGTATGATATACATTGTGTTAGGCCAGCCAGACCAGGTGACCCGACTAAAAGACAAAGAAGTATGGACGTATACTCAGAATGCCAATTTCTCAGAGATAAACTTTACATTCATGCGTCGTCCAAATGCATTTACAGAAGAAGCATATGAGTTAGTACGTTATGTAGAATATGAGCCTATCTGGTATCCGGTTGTTGAAGAATGGAGAAAAGGTGTTGTAGAATAA
- a CDS encoding 2OG-Fe(II) oxygenase, with protein sequence MELINPIYTDAAKVEQLAAEFQTSKPYKHLVLDNFFRQEVADKLYENFPSVEKLTKHWKGMNENKSEGSNFSDFDPIFTQVRNEIMSPEFAQWMEKVTGIKGVFVTDDSLGTGLHQGSDGSFLDIHVDFNIHHVKNVYRRLNFLVYLNKNWKDEYGGGMEMWNADMTKMEKVVMPILNRVLIFETSEISYHGYSKITLPPGETRKSFYTYFYTPITDPTILNKYHDTIFKPKPGDSTLKKVGTNTKETLKNFIKGQLKRAGVKF encoded by the coding sequence ATGGAACTGATTAATCCAATTTATACAGATGCAGCTAAAGTAGAACAACTAGCTGCTGAATTTCAGACTAGTAAGCCATATAAACATCTGGTTCTTGATAATTTCTTTCGCCAAGAAGTAGCTGATAAGCTATATGAAAATTTTCCTTCAGTAGAGAAATTGACCAAGCACTGGAAAGGAATGAATGAAAATAAGTCTGAAGGATCTAACTTTTCTGATTTTGATCCCATCTTTACTCAGGTTCGCAACGAGATCATGTCCCCGGAATTCGCTCAATGGATGGAGAAAGTAACAGGAATCAAAGGTGTATTTGTAACTGACGATAGTCTGGGTACTGGTTTACATCAGGGTAGCGATGGAAGCTTTCTGGATATACATGTTGACTTTAACATACACCATGTAAAGAATGTATATCGCCGTTTGAATTTTCTGGTCTATCTAAATAAAAACTGGAAAGATGAATATGGTGGAGGAATGGAAATGTGGAATGCAGATATGACCAAGATGGAAAAGGTTGTAATGCCTATACTGAATCGGGTATTGATTTTTGAAACCAGTGAGATTTCTTATCATGGATATTCAAAAATTACATTGCCTCCAGGAGAAACAAGAAAATCGTTCTATACTTATTTCTATACTCCTATCACAGATCCTACAATCCTGAATAAATACCATGATACTATCTTTAAGCCTAAACCGGGAGATAGTACATTGAAGAAAGTAGGCACCAATACAAAAGAAACGCTTAAAAACTTTATCAAAGGCCAATTGAAAAGGGCAGGCGTGAAGTTCTAG
- a CDS encoding class I SAM-dependent methyltransferase, whose translation MSFSTTEITSHEIISDNPIHQRLLFAYYEATNITKGQLLEVGCGVGRGIAILSEACDKYTGIDKNEQLIEQLRQTYPNALFIGQNVPPLQKIPTESYDTVVAFQVIEHIEDDNLFVKELHRVLKPEGKLIITTPNIKRSLTRNPWHVREYKAQELISLMKKYFTKLQTFGVQGNEKVETYMEQNKKAVEKITKYDILNLQYRLPRALLQIPYDILNRMNRKKLMDSNTGLVNEIQYTDYFLDDNIETCLDFFYVAEKCNC comes from the coding sequence ATGTCTTTTAGTACAACAGAGATAACCTCACACGAAATTATATCGGATAACCCGATACATCAACGTTTGTTGTTTGCGTATTATGAAGCAACCAATATTACTAAAGGCCAGTTGCTGGAAGTAGGTTGTGGTGTAGGCAGAGGTATTGCTATTTTATCTGAGGCTTGTGACAAATATACCGGGATTGATAAAAATGAACAGTTGATAGAACAATTGCGTCAAACATATCCCAATGCGTTATTTATTGGTCAGAATGTTCCTCCGTTACAAAAGATACCTACCGAAAGTTATGACACCGTAGTAGCTTTTCAGGTAATAGAACACATTGAGGATGATAACCTGTTTGTGAAGGAATTACACCGGGTGTTAAAACCAGAAGGTAAGCTTATCATTACAACTCCTAATATCAAACGTTCGCTAACTCGTAATCCCTGGCATGTTCGGGAATATAAGGCACAGGAGTTAATTTCCCTCATGAAAAAGTACTTTACAAAATTGCAGACGTTTGGAGTGCAAGGAAATGAGAAGGTAGAGACTTATATGGAGCAAAACAAAAAGGCAGTAGAGAAAATCACAAAATATGATATTCTGAATCTGCAATACCGTTTACCTAGAGCACTACTGCAAATTCCATATGATATTCTAAATCGAATGAACCGGAAAAAATTGATGGATAGTAATACAGGATTAGTAAATGAAATCCAGTATACCGATTATTTCCTGGATGATAATATTGAGACCTGTCTGGATTTCTTTTATGTAGCAGAAAAATGTAATTGTTAG
- the rodA gene encoding rod shape-determining protein RodA has protein sequence MLYAQPRPGQELSTGKLDWLTVALYAACVIAGWFNIFAAVYDPELHQSIFDFGINSGKQLIWIGSSFVLILLIMIVDFKFFEAFAFILYGIILVALVGVIFLAHDVHGAKAWFEIGSIRIQPSEFAKFVTALTLAKYLGDNEIKFDDTRTQLVCGAIIGIPAILILKQNDTGSALVFGAFILVLYREGLTPWVLILPIIAAVIVILSLIIEHVYLHIAVWVIIGLVILNLRWKSPRNILMSIGGGAFVSAMIELVGFFMFNVLQAHQRDRIMVLLKPETVDQKKIGWQVLQSKIAIGSGGFWGKGFLNGTQTKFDFVPEQSTDFIFATIGEEQGWIGGLIVFILMIGLLCRIIALAERQRDRFSRIYGYCVACIIFFHFAVNLGMAIGLLPVIGIPLPFFSYGGSSLWSFTILLWIFLKLDSHRIEVLSRL, from the coding sequence ATGCTTTATGCTCAGCCCAGGCCTGGACAGGAACTATCAACAGGTAAGCTCGACTGGCTTACAGTTGCCTTGTATGCAGCTTGTGTAATAGCGGGTTGGTTCAACATTTTTGCTGCTGTTTATGATCCCGAACTTCACCAAAGTATTTTTGACTTTGGGATAAATTCTGGAAAGCAACTTATCTGGATTGGCTCCTCCTTTGTTTTGATACTCCTGATCATGATTGTGGACTTCAAGTTCTTTGAAGCTTTTGCCTTTATTCTGTATGGGATAATTTTAGTTGCATTGGTTGGTGTAATCTTTTTGGCTCATGATGTGCATGGCGCAAAAGCCTGGTTTGAAATAGGGAGTATTCGGATACAACCTTCAGAGTTTGCCAAATTTGTTACAGCACTTACTCTGGCAAAATATCTGGGTGATAATGAAATAAAATTTGATGATACTCGGACTCAACTCGTCTGTGGCGCTATCATAGGCATTCCGGCAATATTAATATTAAAGCAAAATGATACAGGGTCTGCTCTTGTCTTTGGAGCTTTTATCCTGGTTCTATATAGAGAAGGCCTTACTCCCTGGGTATTGATACTTCCTATCATTGCTGCGGTCATTGTTATCTTATCATTAATAATAGAACACGTATATCTTCACATTGCAGTCTGGGTTATTATAGGATTGGTAATTCTTAATCTGCGTTGGAAGAGCCCCCGAAACATACTTATGTCTATTGGAGGGGGAGCTTTTGTAAGTGCAATGATTGAGTTGGTTGGTTTCTTTATGTTTAACGTATTGCAAGCTCACCAGCGAGATAGAATTATGGTTTTATTAAAACCTGAGACAGTTGACCAGAAAAAAATTGGCTGGCAGGTACTTCAATCCAAGATTGCTATTGGTTCGGGAGGCTTCTGGGGAAAAGGGTTTTTAAATGGTACACAAACAAAATTTGACTTTGTGCCAGAGCAAAGTACCGACTTTATTTTTGCTACTATTGGTGAAGAGCAGGGATGGATTGGTGGGTTGATCGTTTTTATTTTAATGATAGGGCTGCTTTGTCGTATTATTGCACTTGCAGAACGTCAACGTGATCGTTTTTCCCGTATTTACGGGTATTGTGTTGCCTGTATCATCTTTTTCCACTTTGCTGTAAATCTTGGAATGGCTATTGGATTGCTTCCTGTAATTGGGATTCCTCTTCCGTTCTTTAGCTATGGTGGATCATCTTTGTGGTCTTTTACAATTTTACTCTGGATCTTCTTAAAACTAGATTCTCATCGTATTGAGGTGTTAAGCCGACTTTAA